In Oscillatoria acuminata PCC 6304, a single window of DNA contains:
- a CDS encoding IS607 family transposase, whose product MARYVKPKEAAQILGVHERTLRRWDENGSIETIRTPAGQRRYNVESYTAFSGSDKRKVVIYARVSSRAQQSDLNRQVAALSNLYPEAEVVSEIGGGLNFKRKKMLALLGQVLSGDVRMVVVAHKDRLARFGFDLFRWLCEQNRCELLVLNETSLSPEREMVEDILAILHCFSSRLYGLRKYKTQVKEDPDLPQPRAK is encoded by the coding sequence ATTGCCAGATATGTCAAGCCCAAGGAAGCGGCCCAAATCCTTGGAGTCCATGAAAGAACACTCCGCAGATGGGACGAAAATGGCTCAATCGAGACCATCAGAACCCCCGCTGGGCAACGACGATACAACGTTGAGTCATATACTGCCTTCTCAGGCAGTGACAAACGCAAAGTCGTTATCTATGCCAGAGTTAGTAGCCGCGCCCAGCAGTCCGACCTCAACCGACAGGTTGCCGCACTGTCCAACCTCTACCCCGAAGCAGAAGTCGTCTCAGAAATCGGAGGCGGGCTCAACTTCAAGCGAAAGAAAATGCTGGCCTTACTGGGACAAGTCTTGTCAGGAGATGTCCGCATGGTTGTCGTTGCCCACAAAGACCGATTGGCCAGATTTGGATTTGACTTGTTTCGATGGCTCTGTGAGCAAAACAGGTGCGAACTCTTGGTTCTCAATGAGACAAGTCTCAGTCCAGAACGAGAAATGGTTGAGGACATTCTCGCCATCCTCCACTGCTTTAGCTCCCGATTATACGGACTGCGTAAATACAAAACTCAGGTCAAAGAAGATCCAGATTTACCCCAGCCCCGAGCTAAATAA
- a CDS encoding HAD-IC family P-type ATPase has protein sequence MSANSSGQYPLVPWHTLDIDKTLEKLQVDPTTGLSTAEAWERLQQYGPNELKETAGRSPWIILLDQFKNIMLLMLIGVAVISGFLALQQGEFPKDAVAIMLIVILNGVLGYLQETKAEKALAALKSLASPLVRVLRDGKLLEVASTEVVPGDLMFLEAGVQVAADAKLLEESNLQIRESALTGEAHSVEKDALIQLPENTSLGDRLNLVFCGTEVVKGRAKAIVIGTGMHTELGKIATLIQGVESEDTPLQQRMTQLGNVLVTGSLVLVAIVVIGGTLVQGMSAFNHLLEISLSMAVAIVPEGLPAVITVTLALGTQRMVKRHALIRKLPAVETLGSVTTICSDKTGTLTQNKMVVQGVETPSHSLTVTGEGYQPTGDFLAANGTKIGVGELGEYPELETLLLSSVQCNDAVLQYEKQDWEIVGDPTEGALLVLAGKLEFTGDRLSPQLPRVREFPFSSERKRMSVICQVSHPESEVITPESMPFVMFTKGSPELTLDCCTQILIGKQIQPLSVAQRQQVLDRNNDLAARGLRVLGFAYKPLTEQPPEGSEDQTERELVWLGMVGMLDAPRPEVREAVVKCRRAGIRPIMITGDHQLTAIAIAQDLGIAQQGSRVLIGQELEEMPQEELEREFNLIAD, from the coding sequence ATGTCTGCAAATTCTTCTGGGCAATATCCGCTGGTCCCTTGGCATACGTTAGACATTGATAAGACTCTGGAAAAACTCCAGGTTGATCCCACCACGGGGTTAAGCACTGCGGAGGCATGGGAACGCTTGCAGCAGTACGGCCCTAATGAACTGAAAGAAACTGCCGGTCGCAGTCCCTGGATAATCCTCCTGGATCAGTTCAAGAACATTATGTTATTGATGCTGATCGGGGTGGCCGTGATTTCCGGGTTTTTGGCCCTTCAGCAGGGGGAGTTTCCCAAGGATGCGGTGGCGATTATGCTGATCGTGATTCTGAATGGGGTCTTGGGCTATCTTCAGGAAACCAAGGCCGAAAAAGCTCTCGCGGCGTTGAAAAGTTTGGCCTCTCCTCTGGTCCGAGTTCTGCGGGATGGCAAACTGCTGGAAGTCGCCTCAACGGAGGTGGTCCCGGGAGATTTGATGTTTTTGGAAGCAGGAGTGCAGGTGGCAGCAGATGCCAAACTCCTAGAAGAGTCTAATTTGCAAATCCGCGAGTCTGCTTTGACAGGGGAGGCGCATTCGGTGGAAAAAGATGCGCTGATTCAGTTGCCGGAGAATACATCCCTAGGCGATCGCCTGAATTTGGTGTTTTGTGGCACGGAAGTGGTCAAGGGACGGGCCAAGGCGATCGTGATTGGCACCGGAATGCACACGGAATTGGGCAAAATTGCCACCTTGATTCAGGGGGTGGAAAGTGAAGATACTCCCCTGCAACAACGGATGACTCAACTGGGGAATGTGTTGGTCACCGGGTCCTTGGTTCTGGTGGCGATCGTGGTCATCGGTGGGACCCTGGTTCAGGGAATGTCAGCGTTTAATCATCTGTTAGAAATTTCCCTGAGTATGGCGGTGGCGATCGTCCCCGAGGGGTTACCGGCAGTGATTACCGTGACTCTGGCCCTGGGGACCCAACGCATGGTGAAGCGTCACGCCTTAATTCGCAAACTGCCGGCGGTGGAAACCTTGGGGAGTGTCACCACAATTTGCTCAGATAAAACCGGCACCTTAACTCAAAATAAAATGGTAGTCCAAGGGGTGGAAACTCCCAGTCACAGCTTAACCGTGACGGGAGAAGGATATCAACCCACGGGAGATTTTTTAGCCGCAAATGGGACAAAAATCGGGGTGGGTGAGTTAGGGGAGTATCCCGAATTGGAAACCCTGCTGCTGAGTTCTGTGCAGTGCAATGATGCCGTATTGCAGTATGAGAAACAGGACTGGGAGATTGTAGGGGACCCGACGGAAGGGGCATTACTGGTCCTGGCGGGTAAGTTGGAATTCACCGGCGATCGCCTCTCTCCCCAACTGCCTCGCGTCCGTGAGTTTCCCTTCTCCTCGGAACGCAAACGGATGAGTGTCATCTGTCAAGTTTCCCATCCCGAATCCGAGGTCATCACTCCCGAGTCAATGCCCTTTGTGATGTTTACCAAGGGGTCTCCCGAGTTAACCTTAGACTGTTGTACCCAAATTCTGATTGGCAAGCAGATTCAACCCCTTTCTGTCGCACAACGGCAGCAGGTTTTAGACCGGAATAATGATTTAGCAGCGAGGGGGTTGCGCGTTCTGGGATTTGCTTACAAACCGTTAACGGAACAACCGCCCGAGGGTTCGGAAGACCAGACGGAACGGGAGTTAGTCTGGTTGGGAATGGTGGGAATGTTAGATGCACCCCGACCGGAAGTGCGGGAGGCGGTGGTGAAATGTCGCAGGGCCGGGATTCGACCGATTATGATTACGGGGGATCATCAACTCACGGCGATCGCCATTGCCCAGGATTTGGGAATTGCTCAACAGGGCAGTCGGGTCCTCATCGGTCAAGAGTTGGAAGAAATGCCCCAGGAGGAGTTGGAACGAGAGTTTAATTTAATCGCAGATTAG